A window of the Haloquadratum walsbyi C23 genome harbors these coding sequences:
- a CDS encoding eukaryotic translation initiation factor eIF-2-beta/eIF-5 family protein yields the protein MTDAVESYTETYVFCHECGSLDTHLIDRQDATVLKCDACGAISPVSNP from the coding sequence ATAACTGACGCTGTTGAATCATACACCGAAACATATGTATTCTGTCATGAATGTGGATCACTAGACACACACCTTATTGATCGTCAAGACGCAACTGTTCTGAAGTGTGATGCCTGTGGCGCGATTTCACCAGTTTCGAATCCATGA
- a CDS encoding UPF0058 family protein, with protein MKKQELIHLHGLLAEVHTQVEAWEETDIPLTAYNELGVRPTSIHKSKTDHKAAVFKLIEGITAPMDESEPDRVAPTAD; from the coding sequence ATGAAAAAGCAGGAACTCATCCACCTTCACGGCCTGCTTGCAGAGGTACATACCCAGGTCGAAGCATGGGAGGAGACAGACATTCCGCTTACCGCGTATAATGAACTTGGTGTTCGACCAACATCGATACATAAATCCAAGACAGATCATAAAGCGGCCGTATTCAAGCTTATCGAAGGAATCACCGCACCGATGGACGAATCTGAGCCGGATCGTGTTGCACCAACTGCTGACTGA